A genomic segment from Panthera tigris isolate Pti1 chromosome A1, P.tigris_Pti1_mat1.1, whole genome shotgun sequence encodes:
- the GPR183 gene encoding G-protein coupled receptor 183 — protein MMDTKMDNNFTTASAATQESDCDLYSHHNTARILMPLHYSIVFIIGLVGNVLALVVIVQNRKKINSTTLYSTNLVISDILFTTALPTRIAYYALGFDWRMGEALCRITALVFYINTYAGVNFMTCLSIDRFFAVVHPLRYNKMKRIEHAKGICIFVWIVVFAQTLPLLIKPMSKQEEERTTCMEYPNFEETKSLPWILLGACFIGYVLPLLVILICYSQICCKLFKTAKQNPLTEKSGVNKKALNTIIFIIVVFVLCFTPYHVAIIQHMIKKLQSPDLLECSQKHSFQISLHFTVCLMNFNCCMDPFIYFFACKGYKRKVMKMLKRQVSVSISSAVKSAPEENSREMTETQTMIHSKSLNGK, from the coding sequence ATGATGGATACAAAAATGGACAACAATTTTACTACAGCCTCTGCAGCAACTCAGGAAAGTGACTGTGACCTCTATTCACACCACAACACAGCCAGGATACTAATGCCTCTGCATTACAGCATTGTCTTCATAATCGGGCTTGTGGGAAATGTGCTAGCCTTGGTTGTTATtgttcaaaacaggaaaaaaatcaactctaCCACCCTATATTCAACAAATCTGGTGATTTCTGACATACTTTTTACCACTGCTTTGCCTACACGGATAGCCTACTATGCACTGGGCTTTGACTGGAGAATGGGTGAGGCCTTGTGTAGGATAACTGCTCTTGTGTTTTACATCAACACATACGCAGGTGTGAACTTCATGACCTGCTTGAGCATTGACCGGTTCTTTGCTGTGGTGCACCCTCTGCGATAcaacaagatgaaaagaattgaaCATGCAAAAGGCATTTGCATATTTGTCTGGATTGTAGTATTCGCTCAAACACTCCCACTACTCATAAAACCTATGTcaaagcaggaggaagaaaggactACATGCATGGAGTATCCGAactttgaagaaacaaaatctctTCCCTGGATTCTGCTGGGTGCGTGTTTCATAGGATACGTGCTCCCTCTCCTAGTCATTCTCATCTGCTATTCTCAAATCTGTTGCAAACTCTTCAAAACTGCCAAACAAAACCCACTGACTGAGAAATCTGGTGTAAACAAAAAGGCTCTcaacacaattatttttataattgttgtgtttgttctctgtttcACACCTTACCATGTTGCAATTATTCAACACATGATTAAGAAGCTTCAGTCTCCTGATTTACTGGAATGTAGCCAAAAACATTCGTTCCAGATTTCTCTGCACTTTACGGTATGTCTGATGAACTTCAATTGCTGCATGGAccctttcatatatttctttgcaTGTAAAGGGTACAAGAGAAAGGTTATGAAGATGTTGAAGCGTCAGGTCAGTGTATCAATTTCCAGTGCCGTGAAGTCAGCCCCTGAAGAAAACTCACGTGAAATGACAGAAACTCAAACAATGATACATTCCAAGTCTTTAAATGGAAAGTAA